One Panicum virgatum strain AP13 chromosome 9K, P.virgatum_v5, whole genome shotgun sequence genomic region harbors:
- the LOC120648786 gene encoding patatin-like protein 1: protein MQTPVSVLKQTQFLQEPYVSAPCNCTHLPLSVTLNIEKSSSSPITVLANRLEPRRASTARSSWILTPSVLGLPQVGKQLIDPPSAESGAMASYSSRRPCSVCRTKAMARSVVGEPVVPGQRVTVLTIDGGGIRGLIPGTILAFLEARLQELDGPEARLADYFDCVAGTSTGGLITSMITTPGEDKRPLFAARDINRFYFDNCPRIFPQRWSSLAAAMSALRKPRYRGKYLRTTIRSMLGETRVSDTLTNVVIPTFDIKLLQPIIFSTYDARSTPLKNALLSDVCISTSAAPTYLPAHYFQTQDAGGKAREYNLIDGGVAANNPTMVAMTQIIKKMLGKDREELFPVRPADCRKFLVLSIGTGSASDEGLFTARQCSRWGVVRWLRNKGMAPIIDIFMAASADLVDIHAAALFQSLHSDRDYLRIQDSSLRGAAATVDAATPENMRALVGIGERMLAQRVSRVNVETGRNEPVPGEGSNADALAGLARQLSEERRTRLARRAAAGCAGGSTCCSPVKT from the exons ATGCAGACTCCAGTTTCCGTGCTGAAGCAGACTCAGTTTCTTCAGGAACCATACGTGTCAGCACCATGCAACTGTACGCACCTGCCGCTGTCTGTCACTCTAAATATAGAGAAGAGCAGCTCCTCACCGATCACAGTGCTAGCAAATCGACTGGAACCGCGCCGCGCAAGCACTGCTCGATCTTCTTGGATCTTGACCCCTTCAGTTCTTGGCCTTCCACAAGTAGGCAAGCAGCTGATCGATCCACCGAGTGCAGAGAGTGGAGCAATGGCGAGCTACTCGTCCCGGCGCCCATGCAGCGTCTGCAGAACGAAGGCGATGGCCAGGAGCGTGGTCGGCGAGCCGGTGGTGCCGGGGCAGAGGGTGACGGTGCTGaccatcgacggcggcggcatccgGGGGCTAATCCCCGGCACCATCCTCGCCTTCCTGGAGGCCAGGCTGCAGGAGCTGGACGGGCCGGAGGCCAGGCTAGCGGACTACTTCGACTGCGTCGCCGGCACGAGCACCGGCGGGCTCATCACCTCGATGATCACCACCCCCGGCGAGGACAAGCGGCCGCTCTTCGCTGCCAGGGACATCAACCGCTTCTACTTTGACAACTGCCCGCGCATCTTCCCTCAGAGGt GGAGCAGCCTCGCGGCGGCGATGTCGGCGCTGAGGAAGCCAAGGTACAGAGGCAAGTACCTGCGCACCACGATCCGGAGCATGCTCGGGGAGACGAGGGTGTCGGACACGCTGACCAACGTCGTCATCCCCACCTTCGACATCAAGCTGCTCCAGCCCATCATCTTCTCCACCTACGAC GCCAGGAGCACGCCGCTGAAGAACGCGCTGCTCTCCGACGTGTGCATCAGCACGTCCGCCGCGCCGACCTACCTCCCGGCGCACTACTTCCAGACCCAAGACGCCGGCGGCAAGGCCCGCGAGTACAACCTCATCGACGGCGGTGTCGCCGCCAACAACCcg ACGATGGTCGCGATGACGCAGATCATCAAGAAGATGCTGGGCAAGGACAGGGAGGAGCTGTTCCCGGTGAGGCCGGCGGACTGCCGCAAGTTCCTGGTGCTGTCGATCGGGACGGGGTCGGCGTCCGACGAGGGCCTCTTCACGGCGCGGCAGTGCTCCCGGTGGGGCGTCGTCCGGTGGCTCCGCAACAAGGGCATGGCGcccatcatcgacatcttcaTGGCGGCCAGCGCCGACCTCGTGGAcatccacgccgccgcgctgtTCCAGTCGCTCCACAGCGACCGCGACTACCTCCGCATCCAGGACAGCTCGctgcgcggcgccgcggcgaccGTGGACGCCGCCACGCCGGAGAACATGCGGGCGCTCGTGGGGATCGGGGAGCGGATGCTGGCGCAGCGGGTGTCGAGGGTCAACGTGGAGACCGGGAGGAACGAGCCGGTGCCCGGGGAAGGGAGCAACGCCGACGCGCTCGCCGGGCTGGCCAGGCAGCTCTCCGAGGAGAGGCGGACGCGGCTcgcgcgccgtgccgccgccggctgcgccgGCGGCTCCACATGCTGCTCCCCTGTTAAAACATAG